The genome window TGCTCACGCCGGACGGATCCGTCACCGGCCGCTACGACGACGGCGCGGTCGTCGCCGCCGACGGCCGCTACGAGGTCGGTCGCGACGGGCGACTGCTCCCGCCGTGTGACCCAAGCGCGCTGTACTGCGTCGGTCGGAACTACGCCGAGACGCTCGACCAGATGGACTACGAGCGCCCCGAGGAGCCGGACTTCTTCATAAAGCCCCCGGCGAGCCTGCTCGCGCACGGCGAGCCGATCCGGTACCCGGAGTGGACCGACGAGCTGACCTACGCCGGCGAACTGGTCGCCGTGATCGACGAGCGGTGCCGCGACCTCGACCCCGAAGACGTCCCGGACGCGGTGCGCGGCTACACGGTCATGAACGACGTCGACGCGCTCGACCAGCAGGGGCGGACCGCGCGCAAGGCGTTCGACGGCTCGGCGCCGCTCGGGCCGTGGATCGAGACCGACGTGGACCCGACGGGGCTCGATATCGAGACGACCGTGGGCGGCGAGACGCGTCAGGACGCGAACACCGAACTGATGCTGTTCGGCCCGCACGAGGTGGTCTCGTACCTCTCCAAGCGGTTCACCTTCGAA of Halorubrum trapanicum contains these proteins:
- a CDS encoding fumarylacetoacetate hydrolase family protein, which codes for MRLARLLTPDGSVTGRYDDGAVVAADGRYEVGRDGRLLPPCDPSALYCVGRNYAETLDQMDYERPEEPDFFIKPPASLLAHGEPIRYPEWTDELTYAGELVAVIDERCRDLDPEDVPDAVRGYTVMNDVDALDQQGRTARKAFDGSAPLGPWIETDVDPTGLDIETTVGGETRQDANTELMLFGPHEVVSYLSKRFTFEPGDCVAFGSPANPGLVEPGERVEITYEGVGTLSNAVVAPDAE